One segment of Brassica napus cultivar Da-Ae chromosome C3, Da-Ae, whole genome shotgun sequence DNA contains the following:
- the LOC106356378 gene encoding CASP-like protein 3A1 has product MAKATEQKKNSITVEETKLDIRDVVTITYDEDNRHGGTRNDVAMVVLRAMCMAVSAVSLLLMVTARETTMTTLYGFEFQLHAVWSLSDSLIYLVVVTSATVIYSSVQLVLSGTRLMRKTPVVPTRTQAWFCFIADQILGCAMVSGGSAALGVTNMNRTGIRHMPIPNFCKSLGFFCDHLAISVVFALLAFLLLAASSILDAGDC; this is encoded by the exons ATGGCGAAAGCAACAGAGCAGAAGAAAAACTCTATAACAGTGGAAGAGACGAAGCTTGACATACGCGATGTGGTCACCATAACATACGACGAGGATAACCGTCACGGAGGCACACGCAATGACGTGGCAATGGTTGTGCTACGAGCCATGTGCATGGCCGTATCGGCTGTGTCTTTGTTGTTAATGGTGACAGCCCGTGAGACTACCATGACAACTCTCTACGGTTTCGAGTTTCAGCTCCACGCCGTTTGGTCTCTCTCAGATTCCCTCAT ATATCTAGTGGTGGTTACATCAGCGACGGTTATTTACTCATCCGTGCAACTGGTTTTAAGTGGGACCAGACTAATGAGAAAAACACCGGTTGTTCCGACAAGAACACAAGCATGGTTTTGTTTCATTGCAGATCAGATACTGGGATGTGCGATGGTGAGTGGAGGATCAGCGGCTTTAGGTGTGACGAATATGAACAGAACAGGAATCAGACACATGCCTATTCCAAATTTCTGCAAGTCTCTCGGTTTCTTCTGTGACCATCTCGCAATCTCCGTCGTCTTCGCCTTGCTCGCGTTTCTCCTCCTCGCAGCTTCTTCTATTCTCGACGCAGGCGACTGCTAG
- the LOC106358144 gene encoding aquaporin TIP2-1 — protein MGMPKTIIFFIKQNKTFTLFHSSSKTMAGIAFGSFDDSFSLASLKAYLAEFISTLLFVFAGVGSAIAYGKLTSDAALDTSGLVAIAVCHGFALFVAVAIGANISGGHVNPAVTFGLALGGQITLITGLFYWIAQLLGSTAACFLLKFVTGGLAVPTHSVAAGLGAIEGVVMEIIITFALVYTVYATAADPKKGSLGTIAPLAIGLIVGANILAAGPFSGGSMNPARSFGPAVAAGDFSGHWVYWVGPLIGGGLAGLIYGNVFMSSSEHVPLASDF, from the exons ATGGGCATGCCAAAGACTATCATCTTCTTCATAAAGCAAAATAAAACTTTCACACTTTTTCATTCTTCATCTAAAACAATGGCAGGAATTGCTTTTGGTTCTTTTGATGATTCTTTCAGCTTGGCTTCTCTAAAAGCATACCTCGCCGAGTTCATCTCCACTTTGCTCTTTGTTTTCGCTGGTGTTGGTTCCGCCATTGCCTACG gGAAGCTGACGTCGGATGCGGCTCTTGATACCTCGGGGCTTGTTGCCATCGCTGTGTGCCATGGTTTCGCCCTCTTCGTGGCGGTTGCAATCGGAGCCAACATCTCCGGTGGCCATGTGAACCCAGCCGTCACTTTTGGACTTGCTCTCGGTGGTCAAATCACACTCATCACCGGACTTTTCTACTGGATTGCTCAGCTTCTCGGCTCCACCGCCGCTTGCTTCCTTCTTAAGTTCGTCACCGGTGGATTG GCGGTTCCAACTCACAGCGTTGCGGCTGGACTAGGAGCGATAGAAGGAGTAGTGATGGAGATCATTATCACCTTCGCTTTGGTCTACACTGTCTACGCCACCGCCGCTGATCCCAAGAAAGGTTCTCTTGGAACCATCGCTCCTCTAGCCATTGGTCTCATTGTTGGTGCCAACATCCTCGCTGCTGGTCCATTCTCCGGTGGATCCATGAACCCAGCACGTTCATTTGGACCAGCTGTTGCAGCTGGAGACTTCTCTGGTCACTGGGTGTACTGGGTGGGACCACTCATCGGTGGTGGACTCGCTGGACTTATCTACGGAAATGTTTTCATGTCATCTTCCGAACATGTGCCTCTTGCATCTGACTTCTAA
- the LOC106355220 gene encoding uncharacterized protein LOC106355220 — MAHDTPPVYVSNTRQLQGFLSLKKIEQLHLCVEITENRASEKSKTFLSFSSEAEAEASVVESRDENYSGSYDSYSLENRFDIFDDSDDASSEDDNFSSYGESPTDDKDSPTLPPKKRDQNFSMRGSKGNLEVLSLEMSSIDIAVGQRYDSKDDLEKRLKLLTVRYKFDFDVETSTPTSYVVKCWVDGCLWRVCASTLGESKAFFVRIYGSKHTCSCTERSNRPRQATPDILGMLYKNFLGDVGPAVCPMSVGIAITKQFGIKMGYWKSHRTLKFAREIDEGTPECGFESLPSYLYMIRRANPSTVTRLQIDELGRFMYVFLAFGASVNGFPFMHKGVVVDGTFLNGKYKGTLLTALAQDGNFQIFPIAFAVVDTENDDSWHWFFTQLKLLIPDDEGLAIISDMHSSIGKAIRNVYPLAARGICTYHLYKNILGQYKGKEAFRLVKKAARCFRMSDFTAIFEEIEAIHPALHGYLQRADVRLWTRVHFPGERIDTGYDDQMGRVTAARELTVQRIDDHHTEVKYGSSSESLNVVNLVERKCTCQRFEREKLPCVHAIAAAEYNNVCRIFLCSPYYNSEYLVSAYAESIMPADEAQPVPEIVANQPCLPPYIRQQPGRPNKNRMKSALEVAL, encoded by the exons ATGGCGCACGACACTCCCCCAGTTTACGTGTCCAATACTCGACAATTGCAAGGTTTTCTAAGCCTGAAGAAAATCGAACAACTACATCTCTGTGTGGAGATTACGGAGAACAGAGCAAGCGAGAAGAGTAAAACATTTTTGAGCTTTAGCTcagaagcagaagcagaagcTTCAGTAGTTGAGTCCAGAGACGAAAATTACAGTGGGAGTTACGATAGTTACAGTTTAGAGAA cCGATTTGATATATTCGACGATTCAGACGATGCGTCATCTGAAGATGATAACTTCAGCTCATATGGTGAGTCCCCTACAGATGACAAAGATTCACCAACTCTACCTCCCAAGAAGAGAGATCAGAACTTCTCGATGAGGGGATCTAAAGGGAATTTGGAGGTTCTAAGTTTGGAGATGTCGTCGATAGACATTGCGGTAGGTCAACGTTACGATAGTAAAGACGATTTGGAGAAACGACTGAAACTTCTTACAGTGaggtataaatttgattttgatgtagAAACATCAACCCCGACATCATACGTTGTTAAGTGTTGGGTTGATGGATGTCTCTGGAGAGTTTGTGCTTCTACCTTAGGAGAATCCAAGGCGTTTTTTGTTCGTATTTACGGTTCGAAGCATACATGTTCCTGCACAGAGCGTTCTAATCGACCTCGACAAGCAACACCAGATATTTTAGGTATGTTGTACAAGAACTTTCTCGGCGACGTTGGTCCGGCCGTTTGCCCTATGAGCGTCGGAATAGCTATCACTAAGCAGTTTGGTATAAAG ATGGGTTATTGGAAATCACACCGGACGCTGAAATTTGCAAGGGAAATCGATGAGGGAACACCTGAGTGTGGGTTTGAAAGCTTGCCTTCTTACTTATACATGATAAGAAGGGCAAATCCGAGTACAGTTACGCGTCTTCAAATCGATGAGCTTGGAAGATTCATGTATGTGTTTCTTGCCTTTGGTGCGAGCGTTAATGGGTTTCCTTTCATGCACAAAGGTGTTGTAGTCGACGGTACGTTTCTCAATGGTAAATACAAAGGGACGCTACTCACAGCACTAGCTCAGGACGGTAACTTCCAGATTTTTCCAATAGCCTTCGCAGTGGTTGACACAGAAAATGATGATTCGTGGCATTGGTTTTTTACGCAACTAAAACTTCTGATTCCTGACGACGAGGGTCTTGCGATAATCTCGGACATGCATAGCTCGATAGGGAAAGCAATTAGAAATGTGTATCCGTTGGCTGCTCGGGGAATATGCACCTACCATTTATATAAGAACATATTGGGACAGTACAAAGGAAAAGAAGCATTCCGTTTGGTGAAGAAAGCGGCAAGATGTTTTAGGATGTCTGACTTTACTGCGATTTTCGAGGAGATTGAAGCGATTCATCCTGCACTCCACGGCTACCTCCAAAGAGCTGATGTCCGCCTGTGGACGCGTGTTCATTTCCCGGGCGAGAG AATCGATACGGGTTATGATGACCAGATG gGTCGTGTAACTGCCGCCAGAGAATTGACGGTCCAAAGGATTGATGATCATCACACTGAAGTTAAATATGGATCTTCTAGCGAGTCTTTGAATGTTGTTAATTTGGTAGAGCGAAAGTGCACATGTCAGCGTTTCGAACGCGAGAAATTACCATGTGTACACGCAATCGCAGCTGCGGAGTACAACAATGTTTGTCGTATATTCCTGTGCAGTCCGTACTATAACAGTGAATATTTGGTGAGCGCATACGCCGAATCTATCATGCCGGCTGACGAAGCGCAACCTGTTCCAGAAATCGTGGCAAACCAACCGTGCTTGCCCCCGTATATTCGTCAACAACCAGGAAGACCTAATAAAAATAGGATGAAATCTGCTTTAGAAGTTGCACTGTAA